Proteins encoded together in one Papaver somniferum cultivar HN1 unplaced genomic scaffold, ASM357369v1 unplaced-scaffold_21, whole genome shotgun sequence window:
- the LOC113339605 gene encoding cytochrome P450 76A2-like — MGAVNALVIASADAATELFKNHDQAFLNRHPIQALQPLKGDFQATPWSAYGPIWRMNRRLYATIFSRTTMKNTLGKRRQFVDQIIRWISVEEKQGRSVEIKHLTLVAFANLLGNLFFSKDVMDLKSSTGTGLYQLLGEIVALSTTPNVADFFPWLRNLDPQNVAKRTKKAVYACANILDGFAKERRSTDVLHNNKEEKDYWDLLMDFEGNGKDEPRKMSDRHINSFITEIFVGGSDSLINSVEWVMTEVVRYPEVMRKAKDELAQVVGYNRKIEESDIESLPYLGAVIKETLRLHPAAPLLIPRTTVEEMEFIGYTIPQDTAVLVNVWGIARDAALWDDPFSFNPERFLGNTTDYRGQHFQYLPFGCGRRMCPGLPMAHQILHIVVGSLLQSFDWTLEDGVTPESIDMNGKFQASLQKSIPLRIIPRASPLAV, encoded by the exons ATGGGTGCCGTGAATGCGTTAGTTATTGCTTCCGCAGATGCTGCTACGGAGTTATTCAAAAATCATGATCAAGCTTTCTTAAATCGTCACCCAATCCAGGCGCTGCAACCATTAAAGGGTGATTTTCAAGCGACTCCATGGTCTGCATATGGACCAATCTGGCGAATGAATAGGCGGCTATATGCAACCATATTCTCTCGTACGACAATGAAGAATACTCTAGGTAAAAGAAGACAATTCGTGGATCAGATAATACGATGGATATCGGTAGAAGAGAAGCAAGGTAGAAGTGTTGAAATAAAACACTTAACTTTGGTTGCCTTTGCTAATTTACTGGGAAATCTTTTCTTTTCTAAGGATGTTATGGATCTTAAATCTTCAACTGGGACAGGACTCTATCAACTGCTTGGGGAGATTGTAGCATTATCTACAACGCCTAATGTAGCTGATTTCTTTCCATGGTTACGAAATTTGGACCCACAGAATGTGGCCAAGAGAACGAAGAAGGCAGTCTATGCATGTGCAAACATTCTTGATGGCTTTGCAAAGGAGCGAAGGAGCACGGATGTTTTACACAATAACAAGGAGGAGAAGGATTATTGGGATTTGTTGATGGACTTCGAAGGCAATGGCAAAGATGAACCAAGAAAAATGTCAGACAGACACATTAATTCGTTTATAACG GAAATTTTTGTCGGTGGAAGCGACTCACTGATCAATTCCGTAGAATGGGTAATGACAGAAGTTGTTCGCTATCCGGAGGTAATGAGGAAGGCCAAAGATGAGCTTGCGCAAGTTGTTGGTTATAATAGAAAGATTGAAGAAAGTGATATCGAGAGTTTACCTTATCTAGGTGCGGTGATTAAAGAAACATTGAGATTGCATCCAGCAGCTCCTTTGCTAATACCACGCACCACTGTTGAAGAAATGGAATTTATTGGATATACTATACCCCAGGACACAGCAGTGTTGGTAAATGTTTGGGGTATTGCAAGAGATGCAGCTTTATGGGATGATCCATTCTCGTTCAATCCAGAACGTTTCTTAGGAAATACTACGGATTATCGCGGACAACATTTTCAATATCTACCGTTTGGATGCGGAAGACGTATGTGTCCTGGCCTCCCCATGGCTCACCAAATCCTTCACATTGTGGTTGGCTCATTGCTCCAATCTTTTGATTGGACACTTGAAGATGGCGTCACACCTGAATCCATTGACATGAACGGAAAGTTTCAGGCGTCATTGCAAAAGTCGATTCCCTTAAGAATAATACCAAGAGCATCGCCTCTTGCAGTGTGA